In one window of Gossypium arboreum isolate Shixiya-1 chromosome 4, ASM2569848v2, whole genome shotgun sequence DNA:
- the LOC108460372 gene encoding uncharacterized protein LOC108460372 yields the protein MATTFSPGRSPGGSRLQLGAGSGVSRLRSSSLKKPPEPLRRAVADCLSSSSPAAVAGGVSSHHQGGPLVLTEASRTLRDYLAAPSTTDQAYIVILEHTIAERERSPAVVGRCVALLKRYLLRYKPSEETLLQIDQFCVNLIAECDISLNRRLPPWSRSLNQQSISSTTSTSSASSSPLLPVSSFASVALVKSLNYVRSLLAKHIPKRSFQPAAFAGATLASRQSLPTLSSLLSRSFNSQLCPVNGGESSEKKDATNLSVPNLLNVEEADGIENPEYLANDVLKWRWLGDHQLSLLYSESDRSVNIQDMRTYNFVEVGAAALLVGDMEAKMKGQPWKYFGTADMPYLDQLLQPSSVTTITNSAAAHSHLRAITALKRSKGGPRQIWDDSPASMFRPRARPLFQYRHYSEQQPLQLNPAEVSEVIAAVCSETSSRSANTLTISSRLSYNSGKQSMDVAVSVLIKLVIDMYVLDSGVAAPLTLSMLEEMLSSPRAACRGRAFDLIINLGVHAHLLEPMVNDDKSSIEEEYAQELLLNSEDQFTMQGIRKIDSAKKLGTSSAIDKFESWILNILYEILLLLVQTVEKEESVWASALSCLLYFVCDRGKIRRNRLKGLDIRVVKALVETSRFNSWAELVHCKLISILTNMFYQVPDEATTSIISAASFLVDQVDLIGGIDFIFIEYSLATTREERKHLYLVLFDYVLHQINETCISTGASEYSHDESQPIATLLALADAPEAFYISIKLGVEGIGELLRRSISAALSRYPNSERLNMLLGNITENLDAIISSFTHLDKEFLHLKQITKSNKFMDDIEGSSVQNGAGMKARLAWTILHSLLQSDRISYRQNGYIWLGDLLIAEISESRNGSIWSNIKSLQNKIAYAGAHDFCDHSDIPLSIWLMCGLLKSKNNNIRWGFLFVLERLLMRCKFLLDESEMQKSSDTDFCLDHSDSRLEKANAVIDIMSRALSLVAINETDRINILKMCDILFSQLCLKVPHSTVMPFGEGIKQPKVLIRTDEIRNTSTSERLPKQASCSWDELMEETDSKSGYHGNSPIHEIASMAASLLRGQAIVPMQLVARVPAALLYWPLIQLAGAATDNIALGLAVGSKGRGNIPGATSDIRATLLLLLIGKCTADPKVFQDVGGEDFFRALLEDTDSRVAYYSSAFLLKRMMTEKPEKYQHMLQKLVFKAQQSNNEKLLENPYLQMCGIFQLSNDL from the exons CCCAGCTGTGGTGGGAAGGTGCGTGGCACTCCTGAAGCGGTACCTTTTAAG ATATAAGCCCAGTGAGGAGACGCTGCTGCAAATAGATCAGTTTTGTGTAAACTTAATTGCTGAATGTGACATTAGTCTAAATCGACGGTTGCCGCCTTGGTCTCGATCACTAAATCAACAATCTATTTCATCAACAACATCAACATCATCTGCAAGTTCTTCGCCTTTGTTGCCTGTATCTAGTTTTGCTTCTGTGGCACTTGTAAAATCGTTAAATTATGTGAGATCCCTATTGGCTAAACATATTCCAAAGCGGTCATTCCAGCCTGCAGCCTTTGCTGGAGCTACCTTGGCTTCAAGACAGTCGCTTCCTACACTTTCATCTTTGTTGAGTAGATCTTTCAATTCCCAGCTATGCCCTGTGAACGGTGGAGAATCTTCAGAGAAGAAAGATGCTACAAATTTATCTGTTCCAAACTTGTTGAACGTTGAGGAAGCTGATGGAATAGAGAATCCTGAATATCTTGCAAATGATGTTCTGAAATGGCGCTGGCTTGGGGATCATCAGTTGTCATTATTGTATTCTGAAAG TGATCGGTCCGTGAATATTCAAGACATGAGAACATATAATTTTGTAGAAGTAGGAGCTGCTGCTTTACTTGTTGGAGACATGGAAGCTAAAATGAAGGGTCAACCATGGAAATATTTTGGCACTGCTGATATGCCTTATCTTGATCAACTCTTGCAGCCCTCATCAGTCACAACAATTACCAATTCTGCTGCAGCTCACTCCCACTTGAGAGCAATAACAGCATTAAAACGCAGTAAAGGAGGACCTCGTCAAATATG GGATGATTCTCCAGCAAGCATGTTTCGCCCACGTGCCCGGCCACTTTTCCAGTACCGTCATTACAG TGAACAACAACCTCTGCAATTAAATCCTGCTGAGGTATCTGAGGTTATTGCTGCTGTCTGCTCTGAGACATCTTCCAGAAGTGCTAATACCTTGACAATATCTTCTAGATTAAGTTATAACAGTGGAAAGCAGTCAATGGATGTGGCTGTGAGCGTCCTTATTAAGCTGGTCATTGACAT GTATGTCTTGGATTCTGGAGTTGCTGCTCCCCTTACTCTGTCTATGCTTGAG GAAATGCTTAGTTCTCCAAGAGCAGCTTGTAGGGGGCGGGcttttgatttaattataaacCTTGGAGTCCATGCTCACTTGTTGGAGCCAATGGTAAATGATGACAAATCTTCAATTGAAGAAGAGTATGCTCAAGAATTGCTTTTAAATAGTGAAGATCAGTTTACCATGCAAGGGATAAGAAAAATAGATTCTGCCAAGAAGTTGGGCACCTCCTCAGCCATTGATAAATTTGAATCTtggattttaaacattttatatgagATACTTCTTCTTCTTGTTCAG ACTGTAGAGAAGGAAGAATCTGTCTGGGCTTCTGCTCTAAGCTGCTTACTGTATTTTGTCTGTGATAGAGGCAAAATCCGGAGAAATCGATTAAAAGGACTTGACATTAGG GTTGTCAAGGCACTTGTAGAGACTAGCCGGTTTAATTCCTGGGCTGAACTTGTTCACTGCAAGCTTATTTCTATCCTAACAAACATGTTTTATCAAGTACCTGATGAAGCTACTACATCCATCATAAGTGCTGCAAGCTTTCTTGTTGACCAGGTTGACCTGATTGGAGGAATTGATTTCATCTTCATTGAG TATTCATTGGCAACCAcaagagaagaaagaaaacatCTATATTTGGTGCTTTTCGACTATGTTTTGCATCAAATAAATGAAACATGCATATCAACAGGAGCTTCTGAATATAGTCATGATGAGAGTCAGCCCATTGCTACGCTGCTTGCTTTGGCTGATGCACCTGAAGCTTTTTATATTTCTATTAAGCTGGGGGTGGAAGGCATTGGGGAGCTTTTGAGAAGATCAATTTCTGCTGCATTGTCTAGATACCCTAACAGTGAGCGATTAAATATG CTGTTGGGAAATATTACAGAGAATTTGGATGCAATAATAAGTTCATTTACTCATTTGGACAAGGAGTTCTTGCATCTGAAACAGATAACTAAATCCAACAAGTTCATGGATGATATTGAGGGTTCATCTGTGCAAAATGGTGCTGGAATGAAAGCAAGGCTTGCTTGGACCATATTGCATTCTCTTCTTCAGTCTGATAGAATCTCTTATCGCCAAAATGGATATATCTGGTTGGGAGATCTGCTTATTGCTGAAATAAGTGAGTCAAGGAATGGGAGTATATGGTCTAATATCAAGAGCTTGCAGAATAAAATTGCTTATGCTGGTGCTCATGATTTCTGTGATCATTCTGACATACCTTTGTCTATTTGGCTGATGTGTGGTCTTTTGAAGTCAAAAAACAACAATATTAGGTGGGGCTTCTTATTTGTTCTGGAAAGGCTTCTCATGCGGTGCAAGTTTTTGTTAGATGAGAGTGAAATGCAAAAGTCAAGCGATACAGATTTTTGCCTTGATCATAGTGATTCCCGACTTGAGAAAGCAAATGCGGTGATTGACATCATGAGCCGTGCTTTGTCCTTGGTAGCTATAAATGAAACAGACCGCATAAACATTTTAAAG ATGTGTGACATTCTATTCTCTCAATTGTGCTTGAAAGTTCCCCATTCAACTGTGATGCCATTTGGTGAAGGAATAAAACAACCTAAAGTTCTCATCCGCACAGATGAAATTAGAAATACTAGTACTTCTGAGCGCTTACCTAAACAAGCAAGCTGTAGTTGGGACGAATTAATGGAAGAAACTGATAGCAAATCTGGCTACCACGGTAATTCTCCAATACATGAGATAGCTTCTATGGCTGCATCACTACTCCGAGGACAAGCCATTGTGCCAATGCAATTAGTTGCACGTGTACCAGCTGCTTTGTTATATTGGCCTTTGATTCAACTTGCGGGTGCTGCAACTGACAACATTGCTCTAGGTCTTGCTGTTGGAAGCAAAGGAAGAGGGAACATACCTGGTGCTACTTCTGATATTCGGGCCACCCTTCTTTTACTTCTAATTGGTAAATGTACTGCAGATCCTAAAGTTTTTCAGGATGTTGGCGGAGAAGATTTTTTCAG AGCACTTTTGGAAGATACTGATTCCAGGGTGGCATATTACTCTTCAGCTTTCCTATTGAAG AGAATGATGACCGAAAAACCAGAAAAGTACCAACACATGCTACAGAAGCTTGTTTTTAAAGCTCAACAG AGTAACAATGAAAAGCTGCTTGAGAATCCATATCTTCAGATGTGCGGGATATTTCAGCTGTCAAATGATCTTTAA
- the LOC108458272 gene encoding THO complex subunit 4A-like yields MSGSLDMSLDDIIRNKSRSEGHSRDSRRKPRAPAPGPDRRGPIRDQPRINPYPVRPMQLEVPAWQGQLVSSGALDVEAKLYISNLDYGVSNEDIKVLFSEVGDLKRYSINYDKSGRSKGTAEVVFFRQADALAAIKRYNNVQLDGKPMTIELVGANVVMSASVPPTKSGILRAPNMASRRDLEKIGVGRGWVRGGVSRRFGRGRGHEHERDGPIGKKLSAEDLDADLDRYHLEATRIK; encoded by the exons ATGTCCGGTTCACTGGACATGTCCCTCGACGACATCATCCGAAATAAAAGCAGATCCGAAGGGCATTCTCGTGATTCCCGACGCAAGCCACGTGCCCCCGCCCCAGGACCTGATCGTCGTGGCCCCATCCGCGACCAGCCAAGAATCAACCCGTACCCAGTCAGACCA ATGCAATTAGAGGTGCCCGCATGGCAGGGACAGTTGGTTTCGAGTGGAGCACTGGATGTGGAGGCGAAGCTATATATATCGAACTTGGATTACGGTGTTTCTAATGAGGATATTAAG GTGCTTTTCTCTGAGGTTGGTGACTTGAAGAGGTACTCAATTAATTACGATAAGAGTGGAAGATCAAAG GGAACTGCAGAAGTTGTCTTTTTCAGACAGGCAGATGCTTTGGCAGCTATCAAGCGATACAACAATGTTCAACTTGATGGAAAACCAATGACAATTGAACTTGTGGGAGCTAATGTGGTTATGTCTGCGTCCGTCCCTCCGACCAAAAGCGGCATTCTGAGAGCACCAAATATGGCCTCTAGAAG GGATCTAGAAAAGATTGGTGTTGGAAGGGGATGGGTTCGTGGTGGTGTCAGCCGCAGATTTGGTCGAGGACGTGGACATGAACATGAACGAGATGGACCAATTGGTAAGAAATTATCTGCAGAAGATCTTGATGCTGATTTGGACAGGTACCATTTAGAAGCTACAAGaattaaatga